TTTGAATCCGCACATGCGTGTTTGGACAAGACAGTCTAACTGCGCACTTTGGATCATCAGAAACGAATTGGCGGGCTGCTGCGTGGCTGCTTTTTGTCGTGTTTGAggcttttacagtctatggtttgaggtaagtttgtctttctgttttacatttaataaaacatggGTCTGTGTGGATTTGATTGATTATTCTTGTTTATTTGACTCAATAAACATTAATGCTCATCTTATAACATGACCTCATAATAGTGTAACGTTAACGCTCGTAGGTTAGGCCTATCCATAGAACATTAGCTGCTAAAACCCTATTCATAATCACTTCCTACATtaacttatttatatttaatcgGAACCGTTTTCAATAGTTTCACAAAGCACTGTTTTTCGTGTAAAAATTTCAAACTGATTggaaattattagaaaatatttaccgTTGTAACTGCTAGCTAGCTAAAATTAGGCCTTAATATTAATTAACGTAACCACTTTCCTGCTGAAGTAACGTTATACTGTTGACTAAGTTATGGAAAAGTTTGAATGTTCTTACTGAATATTGCTCAGGAACGTCTAACTTACACATAACGTTAAAgctacatttttttcaaaatgatcaacgagttttaatatttttcctatttaaaactggactcttctgtagttaaacCGTGTACTAAGATAgacagaaaattaaaagttgcgattttctaagcctgtatggctaggaactatactctcattccagcgtaataatcaaggaactgtgCGGCCGTACCATGAGTCCAGCAGGCGTAATGATATGACGCAGCGCCTGATAATAGTCCCCAGCTACCAGGCTACCGAGCTGGGGACTATTATCAGGCGCTGCGTCATATCATTACGACAGCGCTCGAATGCAGAATTGATTACTCTTTCGCGTTTCCTTGCCCTTGAACggacacataaacacaaaattgTCGTATGTCATATGTGCACAGCTGAGAAATTTGTCAGGTTTTTTCGGTCCGTGCAgtcggtcttaaagtgacagcacacacttaatattatatatatatatatatatatatatatatatatataccgttttCTTTGTcattgatataaataaaacaacaaaatacagcTTTAACAAAGCttaaactatatttaatttatacagtgatttttattacagtgttattttacatttaggcttaattattaatttctgtacctgaatataCTGTTAGACTTTCAAATAACTTTATTTAGTGTTCATCTCTGCTTGTAATTTGCAGATTCTACCCGGCCTAAAAATCCTTGGCATCCATCTAAAAAGCACCATGACCAGAAGCACATTAAAACACGGATAAATCAACTATCAACTTACAGTGTAAGGCTCATCGCTTTCAGTTGTAAATTGCACTCATGCCTGTTGCGCATCCCCATGTGATCGTCAAGAAGGACAAGGAGGGCGGGAGAAAGACTCTCCCCAATatagtatgtgtgtatgtgtttgttcattctgtTGTGATAATGAAGTCACtttaaataatttcagcaattctatttttgtttctcaaaagacctatattttttcttctaaattgtATGCAGGAGGACAGCTGCAGTGACATCACTCAGCACATCATAAAAATACTGGTTGTCCATGGTGCTGATGGAGAAGATCCGATCAATGTATCCATCCTTCTTGAAGGGAAGGAAATGCTGCCAGGATGCGGCAATACTGCAAAGGCATGCATGCTGCTTATGGGCCTGATTTAACTGAATGCACCTTTGTCAAGAGATGACTGAATGTCCATTTTTGGAGGAAGAACATTTTTTGatgactgaaaaataaaactgttaaattgtattttatttgtgtgatttgtgaaaaatatggagaaaattatttatgttcatgattatttataaaaaagaaattagcaatgtttacataattatatatagtaaatgaaaatctcaacaaaaaaacttaaataaaatctaCTTATTTTACTTAATAAATGGTAAGATTTacttaataatttcataaaagcaagCTTCCTAAttataaaacaagaaataaactttacttaatttctttaaataaatatagcttctaaattaaatgtaaataggtaatttttacttaatttcttcATGAGCGTTACGTTCAATACTAAGTAGATTTTACTTGATAATGACACGTGAGTTGTACATGATATTATAGcagtaaaatttacttaaaatatacttgTGCAAATTGTTACGAGGATTTTATTAAGTAAATCTTACAAgtagtttttttcagtgcatctATTCCCAGACGAgagtttcattttctttttagacTTTCATAAGGCCTTCGACACTGttgaacatcatttcatatattcaGCCCTAAACAAATTTGGTTTTGGTGATTTCTTTATTAATTCCGTTAAAACTTTATACTCTAATGCAAATTGTTCAATCAAACTGCGTAATGGCACCTCACCCAGATTTAATCTCAGTCGTGGTATCAGACAGGGATGCCCTATTTccccatatttatttttactttgttcacAACTTCTTGCCGACCATATTAAACAGAGCCCTTTAAGAGGTATCACTGCTGCTGGCAGTGAAATAATTATTAGTCAATTAGCTGACGATACcacactttttttaaaagatgCAGGAGAAATACCTTTAGCCCTCAAGATTATTCATACATTTTCAAAAGCTTCAGGGCTTTACCTGAATTTAAATAAGTGTGAATTAATGTCTCTTAAAACCAGTAATCTTCTCTCAATTTGTAATATCCCCATTAAAGATGAAATTACATATTTAGGTATTAAGATTATAAAGAATGAAGAGGAACGATGTAAACTTAATTTTTCACCAGTCattgacaaaacaaaaaaaaaattaaatcagtgGTTAATGAGAGACCTATCCTTGAGGGGGAGAGTGCTGATCACAAAGGCAGAGGGCATCTCGAGACTTACATATGCAGCGCTCTCCTTAGCAGTTAATGATAACACTTGTAAAACTATTGATAAAATGCTGTTTAACTTCTTATGgaaaaataaaacccattatataaaaaaatctgtggTTATGAACTCAACTGAAAATGGAGGCCTGAACTTCTTAGATTTTACCACCCTTAATCATACCTTCAAAGTTAACTGGATTAAGCAATTTCTTAAAAAACCAACTTCTATCTGGAATATTATACCACACTTTATCTTTTCACAAGTTGGTGGTCTCCAATTTCTTTTGCTTTGTGACTACAGTATTACCAAGCTTCCTTTAAAACTTTCTAACTTTCATAAACAAATGCTTCTTTCCTGGAATTTAATCTATAAACACAATTTCTCTCCAAACAGATGTTTTATCTGGAACAATAAGCATATTCTGTATAAATCTAAATCTTTATTCCTTATGAATTGGTTTTATAATGATATTGTTTTTGTTAGACAACTGTATAACAATGAAGGTCTTATGTTGACCTACTCTGAATTCCTTTCTAAATATAATATTCCAGTTACTCCTAAGGACTTTGCTGTGGTTATGGATGCTGTTCCTTCTGGTTTAAACATGCTTCTTAAAAACACCTGTCCTCTGCTCCCTCCATACTCGTTTGATCCTGCTGATACTGAAGTAGGCCgtatctgtttctctctttcctgtatgaaaaataataatcgtTGTGTACGGGCTTTGCTCCAAAGGGATATTGTCTCCAGACCAGCTATTATATCATTTTGGAATGGTTATGCTGATAATCTGTTATGGAATAATATCTGGAAACTTCCTCACAAATATTTaatcacaaacaaaatcaaagaaaTTTCACTCTTCACTTTCAGCtgtgctttaaaaatgttttatttgtttttttcgcTTATGACAAATCCTTTCATAAGGAATATTACTTAATTAATCTGCTGCTTCTGTTAGCGAAATTTAGTATTCATAAAAGTAAATTTGGAGGAAACAagcctttatttttcattttaagagcAGAAATTTTACAATACCTAAACACAATATTGGGTTTGAAAAATAAGAAAGCTACAAAGTGTGTCTCAATCTGTAAACACTTTAAAATTTTTAGTTAACTTGTAAATTTGTCgctgtttatgtatgttttttatgtttgtttatctgcTTTACTCGTTGTACCCCCCTGACTGTAACTGTAattcttaaaacaataaaaaaaattaaaaaaaaataggcaaaaaaaaaaaaaaaaataggcaaaaaaaaaaaaaaaaacaatttctaagGAATATTAATACTTTTCTAAGCCTAATTAAATAACTGGGGACAGAGTTATTTTTAATTCCATGTAGATCACAAACTACTGAAATCGgctcataaatgtaaatgttatagcGGGTTTTCTTGTGTATTGCGGTGTATTGCCTGGTTTTAGTCATTTGTGTTTACTATTAGTAAATcaacattataataattacaaaatatactattttatagaatattttatttatttattatattttctggCAACAGCAAAGTACTATATAACGCCTTGTATTTTGCCCTATGCAAACGTATTATTTCCGTTGCGGGCAGATTTTGAACTTTCACCCGGTATCTACTCCTTCCTCTTCCGTCTACAGTGATAGCAAGGTATGGTGGATTGTCTTTGCGCTTAAAATGTGATTGAACTATCTATTGTCATCTACCGTTTTTGAAgatcaaatatattatattaagaaATCTACGTGTAGCTCGTATTCTATCAGAGAATATCCTTGCCATATTGAGTcgattaatgtaatttttttttacatcttgagTTGACGCTTTGAAGCTGTCGTTAAAATTCCTTACAAACGCGAATCTATCAGACTACGATTTTACAGATATTGCAACAGAGCGAAAGTGTAACGCTGTAATATTAGATGATTTGGTTAAAACGTGTATTTAACAGATGTTTggacatctgaaaaaaaaaatatatatatatatataaacagttgtTTGTACATTTGCAACTTATAAGCTAAATGGTGCTTATCCTGCTAACGTATCGTTACTTAGCCTGAACTCCACACAGGCTTTGATCTATTTTGAACAGATATAATTAAGGAAAGTGTGATTTGTCAGGTCAAGATGGTGCAGCGCCTGACTTACCGACGTAGGCTTTCCTACAACACTGCTTCAAACAAGACCAGACTGTGAGTGTATTTCCTACGTTGATGCAAATATATCTGAAAGTAccgactgtttttttattttctttgcaataTAGTGTGTTTAATGTAGACTTCAAAAGCTGTACTTAACGACTGCATTGTAACTTAGGTCCCGTACGCCAGGTAACCGCATTGTGTACCTGTATACCAAGAAGACTGGCAAGGCACCCAAGTCAGCATGCGGAATCTGTCCCGGTAGACTGCGTGGTGTAAGTGGTGCACTATACAGTTATTTCCTGTCTGCTTAGACTATACGGTTGGCTTAAGTACGCTGATAGGAATGATGTTCTAGGGTAGAAGCCAATATATCTGGTGGAATCTAGAATAGGAGCTTTGTTTGTTTCTTGGCGTCTGTTTATTGTATACAGCTTTGTTGTAACGTAAATAGTATTATCATGAGATTAAAAAATATTTCGTAAAGGAATTTTTATCATCTCTTGAATCTTTAAATAGTATTTCTAAGTCCTTATGACACTTAGTGGCATAGTATATCAGTGTTAAAGATAAGTTCAGGAATGTGTCTTTTGGGgtagtttatatataatattagggAGATCAAGTAAAATAAGATTTACAAAAGCGTAGCAGATGTTAACATCCATTGAAAGTCTTAGTAGCTACGTTAGCTTGTGTTACAGAATAGTTTTGATTTACATAAAATTAGACCTAAATTAACTCatgatttcaaatgtttttttcctcaataGATCCGTGCTGTGAGACCCCAGGTTCTTATGAGACTCTCAAAAACCAAGAAGCATGTCAGCCGAGCTTATGGTGGTTCCATGTGTGCCAAGTGTGTACGAGACAGGTAAATAACTGAAACCATTGCATTAGCCTGTATGTATATAATTAGATTAAtgggttcatccaaaaatgtttcAATATGTAAAGTATATTTTTAGATTGCACATTTGAACACAGTAAAGCTGAGCAACATCCTGAATAGAGAACACTTGAGTCCAACAGAATAAAGTATAAAACCAAATAATGAAAACCCACTTATAATGCCTAGTAGTTAGGGGTGTGTGAAATATATTGTCTACACTAATATTGTAATTGTTGTTTAAATGAACCAAACACACCCAGAGAATGCATGCATATGAGATGCAGCTTAGACTACGGCATGTACACATTTAGCGTTTACACTTTCACTACGTGATagtctattaaaatacatttagaattccCCTAAAATTCAAGGTAAGGGGGCAAATTTGCCCCATATGAATTTTGTCTTCTATatcatttaatttagttaatatcaCACAAAATGTAgcctacagttttttttatacaaatatctGCAAAGATTgaaaatgtgatatttattttagagAGCATGAATTTAATGATAATTTATGATTTAACAGTTcttgtttttgctttatttttgccCTATTATGTGGTGCTGTTTGAGTTTTTTGATTGAATCTAAGAATTTGATACAAAAGGTGATGCATACATTT
The genomic region above belongs to Carassius carassius chromosome 3, fCarCar2.1, whole genome shotgun sequence and contains:
- the rpl34 gene encoding large ribosomal subunit protein eL34, which codes for MVQRLTYRRRLSYNTASNKTRLSRTPGNRIVYLYTKKTGKAPKSACGICPGRLRGIRAVRPQVLMRLSKTKKHVSRAYGGSMCAKCVRDRIKRAFLIEEQKIVVKVLKAQAQSQKSK